From Candidatus Sphingomonas colombiensis, one genomic window encodes:
- a CDS encoding cytochrome P450, which yields MNAVAQPVSPALGNPPPQVPDDLIFDFDIYADPRIGEDVQGSYAAALADAPDIFWTRANGGHWIVKSFDTISAVVTNPDHFSVREMQIPRVENPPFFIPLSLDPPENLPYRRAMTPMFGPVAIKALEPRIRQWAEKFVTAVADKGRCDFQGEVSKVYPVSVFMELMGMDLARLHDFRELAEAFFDNQNNAGEMARLSGLILGELKALIAEKRAHPDDKLMTHFINVDVGDRTMSEDEILAMSFVLFLGGMDTVTNVTGFAYQQLAQMPDVQRRIAADPGLIPAFVDEAIRLYGVVNTPRLVVKPQQIGAARFEPGEMVLCILCVGSRDPARFDAPNAFDLDRKRAAHLTFSSGPHLCIGHVLGRAELRILTEEWVKQVPAFGAVAGERHVFRTGTVMALENLPLEWTVA from the coding sequence ATGAACGCTGTCGCCCAGCCCGTTTCCCCCGCCCTCGGCAATCCGCCGCCGCAGGTGCCGGACGATCTGATCTTCGATTTCGATATCTATGCCGATCCGCGCATCGGCGAGGATGTGCAGGGGAGCTATGCCGCCGCGCTGGCCGATGCGCCCGACATTTTCTGGACGCGCGCGAACGGCGGGCATTGGATCGTGAAATCGTTCGATACGATCAGCGCGGTGGTTACCAATCCCGACCATTTCTCGGTGCGCGAGATGCAGATTCCGCGGGTGGAGAATCCGCCCTTCTTCATCCCGCTCAGCCTCGATCCGCCCGAAAACCTGCCCTATCGCCGCGCGATGACGCCGATGTTCGGCCCGGTCGCGATCAAGGCGCTGGAGCCGCGCATCCGGCAATGGGCGGAAAAGTTCGTCACCGCGGTCGCCGACAAGGGGCGGTGTGATTTTCAGGGCGAGGTATCGAAGGTCTATCCGGTCAGCGTGTTCATGGAGCTGATGGGGATGGATCTTGCCCGGCTCCATGATTTCCGCGAACTGGCCGAGGCGTTCTTCGACAATCAGAACAATGCCGGGGAAATGGCGCGCTTGTCCGGGCTGATCCTCGGCGAATTGAAGGCGCTGATCGCCGAGAAACGTGCGCATCCCGACGACAAGCTGATGACGCATTTCATCAACGTCGATGTCGGTGATCGCACGATGAGCGAGGACGAAATCCTCGCGATGAGTTTCGTCCTGTTCCTCGGCGGGATGGATACCGTGACCAACGTCACTGGCTTCGCTTATCAGCAACTCGCGCAAATGCCCGACGTCCAGCGGCGGATCGCCGCCGATCCGGGGCTGATCCCGGCGTTCGTCGACGAGGCGATCCGGCTCTATGGCGTGGTCAACACCCCGCGGCTGGTGGTGAAGCCGCAGCAGATCGGCGCGGCGCGTTTCGAGCCGGGCGAAATGGTGCTGTGCATCCTGTGCGTCGGCAGCCGCGATCCGGCGCGGTTCGACGCGCCCAATGCGTTCGATCTCGATCGCAAGCGCGCGGCGCACCTCACCTTTTCGAGCGGGCCGCATCTCTGCATCGGGCACGTCCTGGGCCGTGCGGAATTGCGCATCCTGACCGAAGAATGGGTGAAACAGGTGCCAGCGTTCGGCGCGGTCGCGGGTGAGCGCCATGTCTTCCGCACCGGCACGGTGATGGCGCTGGAAAACCTGCCGCTCGAATGGACTGTTGCATGA
- a CDS encoding zinc ribbon domain-containing protein, with the protein MNRADGADAPYWEGLAAGRLMLPRCDDCHRWMWPAGRRCGACGTIGVHWIERPMKARVYSWTRTWHRFGLTEGLDLPFTTVVAEVEDCAVRLLGRLHDPDRIDPVIGEALIGRPAETIVGNDRIPTILWSRAA; encoded by the coding sequence ATGAACCGCGCGGACGGCGCCGACGCGCCTTATTGGGAAGGACTGGCGGCGGGACGGCTGATGCTGCCGCGCTGTGATGATTGCCACCGCTGGATGTGGCCGGCCGGGCGGCGTTGCGGCGCATGTGGCACGATCGGCGTGCATTGGATCGAGCGGCCGATGAAGGCGCGGGTCTATTCCTGGACGCGGACCTGGCATCGCTTCGGTCTGACCGAGGGGCTCGATCTGCCTTTTACCACCGTCGTCGCAGAGGTGGAGGATTGCGCCGTCCGCTTGCTCGGCCGGCTCCATGATCCCGATCGGATCGATCCGGTGATCGGCGAAGCGTTGATCGGGCGACCCGCCGAAACGATCGTCGGCAACGATCGCATCCCGACCATCTTGTGGAGCCGTGCGGCGTGA